Within Rhipicephalus microplus isolate Deutch F79 unplaced genomic scaffold, USDA_Rmic scaffold_32, whole genome shotgun sequence, the genomic segment cgcacaatgcgattagcgtgaTGAGTGGGCTTTCCAATGCtccgacccattacaaaagcttgttcttgtttccctattaactgtggtgcatacccacttcagccataattcatcatcgtcTTCAGCAACTGCACGGACAAtgggcacaaaattcctagcaagtgtttagcgaatatcacgcttctcagaagaatgacgaaaaatagcatagcaaatgccggcctactacccaaaagtttattttattaatgcccttgtgggtaccaagcaagtgtgcttgcagtagttatccaatgagtgttttgaaaaggccctgaaaggccgctcttctagctttcgctgtgactgtgctgcacctactgcgcaggcttggcgttttttttttttttttttctgggacacACCCGAACGGGCTAATAGAGGGTGGCGCAGCTTGCTGCCACGAAAGCGTCACAGCTTTGCTTGAGGCCAGCTGAAAACTAAGAGCTTACGTCCACTCCATTGTAGGCACAAGCGAAAAGAACACTGAAACACTTGCTGCCTACTTTTGGTGACTTTAATCAACTACTGCATTATGCGCATACCTTTGGAGCTCGTAGTCCCTATGGATGATAACGCCGCAGcaaccgcgtttttttttttgccccagtGGTGGAAACGGCATTTACCTTTTTAATCCACATGAGCTGGCCATGCAGGTGCCTTAAAAACTAAATTGCTTGTTGCTCTTATCGCATGTGACACGGTTTTGTCCGCagcaagcaggtagccgttgtgccgcaagtttaggacgaacctctgaaaactgtgaagcttttcttcgtactcctccggcaagttttggcgcatgtccgttcgctttcggagggaaaagcctttcctcttcataaagttagttagccagcattTGCTCGCTTTGAACTAGCCccgcgttagccctttttctatagctaactgcatagcccgcacttcgagcagttctgtcgtcatgggccgctgtgccgctcgctgctcaagcacatactcggcgagcagctcttcaatttgcggaaactgaccctgctgtggtccactgaagcctttgaaTGAATCTTTcacaatcttctgcttttttttccgccagtcccacacgcacgtttcggaactccgaacgaccgcgatgcggcccgatttccatcTGTTTCggcacatgcgatgacttttctttcaaaagcggcatcatggtgcactcgtcgagtttctggagtcagcccttccatgccgtcgatgctaatgaactacaagatgacgaactcctcagcacatgtacgaagtgccgcacatgggaaacacataggcagaaatcgccgatgcgccatgccaaagcacgtagggggcggccattttggaaatgccgatggcaatagaatgaccgtattcatttttttttcgcactcgattttaacgcgcatgcgatttatgaactcgcttaaccggaaaaaaaggtgcgcgttagattcgagtaattacggtaggtAGAGCTGCATATTTTTTAATGCAGCCAGATCActcacagaaatttcgatttctaAAAGATTTTCCTGCTGGCTGTACAAAAATAAGAAATGGTCGAAATCTGGGAGCTTCCCAAAAAACTTGGGAGGCTAGGCTGGTACGATATTGCCAAATGAGTCCTGCAGGAGTCTAGAAAGTGCCCAAAGGTTTACAAAACTGAAGGAATAACACTCACCTTTTTACAGCATGAAGCTGCAAGAAAAACCTAATATGAAATTGCTCAGCTAGGGAGTTTGGCCATTGAATAAAAATGATATATAAAGAAAAATCCAGACCAGGACTAAATTTTCTACTAGTGGGAAACCTCCTTTCAGAGAAACTGTAAATTTTCATTTTACAAATATATAGATGAAAAACtttttaaataaatatttatgTTCATAACAAACCATTCTTCTCAGTAGTCACAAAAATAATCTTAAATTAGGCCATCTCCATTTTAATAGAAAATGTATAATTTATACATATATCTAGGAACAACGGAAGAAAGCCTACACCCAGACCGATGGTGTTTGAAGTATCGTTGATAAACCAAATATTTGCAAAATATCAATTTGtaatatgaataataataaaaaaagatgccAAAATTACTAACTATCGGAAATCACATAAAAAACAAGATGTATGTTAAACATTTCAGAAAGATTTTTTCAAAATGATTTATCCTTTTCCTTTGGTGCTGCTTTTGCCAAGTCTGCCCTGAACAATGCTatgagcagaaagaaaaaaaaaaaaaacagcctgtaGAAAGTCTCATTACCTGGTTAGATGCCCTGAGCTCCTCCAGAGATTGCTGACTGTTGGCGGCTTCAACTAGGTCCTTGATGACGGGCCCGCTGATGTAGTTGGACTCCACGTTGAGAGACTTCAATGTCTTGTTGTGCCGCACTGCTTCAATGAGGCGCTGCGCAAGAACAGTGCATAACCCATCTATTAATGAAAATAAATTGGGCTTCGGCAGATAAGCTGGGAAAATCCATAGTATTTATTTAGCACACTGTCTTACGTCTTGAAACAAATAATACCGAAAAAGCAGTTAGaagagaatttctttttttttatgactGGAAGTGAAACAGGTTTCTGAGCACCTACCTTGACTAAGCTGTCAGTGAGATCAGTATTTGCTAAGGAGAGGGATTCGAGGTTCGTATTCTTCTTGAGACCTTCGAAGAGCTTCTTGAAGTCGTCTCTTCGGATATTCTGAAGCAGATGAACAAGAAGGAAAATGCTACGTTTCTAGCCTCATTGAATAATATAACAGAAACAAGCATGGCTACATGACTAACGACAATCGATAAATTAAACATTGCAAGACTTATTCTAAAGAAATCAAGTTTGTTTCATATGCTACAATATAAGAGGCCATTGGTTAGAAATTCACTCTTTACATATTCTAAGGTCAATGTTTGCATGCCTGCAGCACAGCAATAAAAAATGTCTCCACATAAAAGCTACTCCTCAAGTTAAATGTGCAAACAGTTGAATATGCTGActataaaaaatatttttctaaGAATGACACATTGCTCAAACGAAATGTTGAAGCACTGTAAGAATGCGACTGACTGAACTGGTATGTCTGCAATTTTTCATGTAACACGGTCAAGTTTTGTTGATTCAACTATGATGAGAACAGAAAATTTTCGTCATACTGTCCACACAGTCAAAATTCGTAAGAGAGaacaagcgaaaaaaaagaaaagaaaatgaaaacatgCCAATGTCTCAAAATAGTTAATTTAGCATTAAGGTTACCCCCAGGGCAGGATGTCAAGGACAACAATGTTACTTGCAAGTTCTTTTAGTCCAACAGAATAGAAAAGTTAATTATTTGTGAGtggcaacagcaaaaaaaaaaaaaaaaaaaaaaaaccacaaagtGTTACCTTTATGTTGTTCCAGTTGAGCGTTTTCAGGGACGGATCATTCGAAGAAACTTTCTCGGCAGTTTGGTGGGTGTTGGTGTCATTGTCCGGCTCCATTGGCATGGGCTTGGGCATGGATGCCTTCACCAGGGCTGCATGCAATTTGTTTACAGATGGACTTTGACAGCAATCCGGCTGCTACTGTTAAGCACTTCGCAACATTGCAACACTACTGCAACGGTCCACTGTCAGAAACCAGACGCTGCCAAAATATTGCTGACAGACTAAGACACAATATCAACAACAATGAACTTTAAAAATAATGTTTAACTGCACCAGATAGATTGCACCATTGCACCTTGCGAGAATAGAGGATCCTCATGCATTGGGATACATTAAAGTTTCTAAACGAGCGCCTCCATTCCATTCCAATTCCATTCAGGGGAAATCAGAACCTGCTGCGATTCCATTCCGTTAAATTCTACGGAATGAAAAAAACTCAGCCCATTCCCAATTCGGACATGGCGAGCAGTTTAATTCCATTCCTGTAATTCCTTAAGATAGGAAAGGCATCTTGATAGTTTTATTGAGTTAAGAACGAATACCCCATAAAGCTGATGTGATCAGATAGATGCTGTAATAACCACAAATGTACGCAAAACACTTTACCAAGGTTGAAGGACACTAGCTTGGCGACTTCTCTCGTGCAGTACAACCACCCTACTGATTCCCATAGGGCTGTTCTACCGCTACCTATAGTATTTGCATGGCCAGCATGTTTCAACAAATCGTGATGCTTTAATATTGCCTGAGCTTAAATGTGTTATTGCTAAAATGACAACATAGCGTATCTCCATGCTGACAAAAGTCGTGTTCAAGAAGACTAAGCAGTTATGCCACGCGTTTTGAATACGGAGAAAACTAACATTTGTTCAATGGGGAAGAAAACCCTCTAGATCTGCCCAGATGGCGAAATTCACAAGGCGTGAGGAGTGAAAGGAGGGTTCGTCGCCATCAAAGTCTTGCACGATGGATACCAACGCCACAGACCCATGGTGGTGCGAAGAATATAGACAAATTTTGGAGCAACACGATCTATATAAGGAGAGAATTGTAGTAGGTGTGTTGCCTATAAATAAATCATGCTTGCAATCTGCCAACCCATTTTAAACATACTAGTTTATTGTTAAAATCGAGGCTCTGACTTAAGAATGTTTGAACATTGAAAAACAACGTGTAGACGAAAGAAGAGAGTAAGcacttaaagagacactaaaggcaaataatttGTCAGATAGAAAGCTCAATGTGTGAAAACATTTAAAACGGCATTATCAACAACAGTACCCTACTTACCAGGAAATTAAGCTAAGTGTAATATACAATGTGCCCACGAATGGAATATTTtggaaatgatcccgatgacgtgagAGTGTTGGACTACAATTAATCTCTAATAATCGAACCAGCTGCAATAATAATagaagaaccttccgtgcatcaagagacttaataaaatgctgcttgtccaTTCCAGCTTGATTGATCAAAAATAGAACGGCCTtgtgttactatggggaatgacgCAAGTGGTTCCAAAGTTTTGTTTTAGCGGTCCAAGCAAGCAGAAATCCGAGCAATCCGAACAAGCAGACTTAATCCAAGCAAGTAGAAAACtgttcaatggctgttgttgctgctgtggctcctgctacTTTCATTTTGCTGCTATTAGTGTCGGCAGCTGCGCAGTAAAGGCGAGCAACTTTGGGAATAGCAACAGCGGCGTCAGAAAGATCGCTTTCAGGCAggtgatttgaagtgcgctatCGCGACGCGGGCCACTAAAACGTAAGCTTGTTTCAAAATGAGCACTCCCCAGGCACAAAAATAGTACAACGAGGTTTcgggaccactatttcaacaatgaGCATCAACTTATTATTTgcttttagtgtctctttaaagcaCGTCACAAACCTCTGTAACTCGTCTCGTTCTTGACAGATTCAAATCATTTTTGCAGCAATCGAGTTGTCTGGTATTTAAGTCCACAAGTGAGGCCATTCGATGCTTACTTCAAAAAATGTGCATGACCCTTTAAACATAAAAATATTAGCAACGACACAAGCTTTCTGCTGATATTACATTTTACAATACATTAAGCTGCTCTGTGTCTGCCATTTCTCAAGACATCTGTCCTTCCAGCTGTATTGCCTACATACAGTATTTTCTCTCGTGTAACTCATGCAAAAACAGAAAATTCTGAAATCAGGTCAGGGTGTGGGTTACAGTACTTTATGAAACCTGAGAGAACCGGGAAAATctgtttcatttaacaggagttttgtttactgagaggtgaCCTGGGGTGCACAATGCAAGAACAAAACTAATCTTGTCAGATGTGCTCGTTCCTTTTAAGCAGATGTTCCATTGATTTTCGTTTTCTGAGAGTACTGTATAAGAGAATTTCGGTGTGCAAGGTGACTTTGCAGTTATGCCATTAAATTGTTTTCATTGCTACAAATGGGGGTTTTATTCCTTTCAAATTTTTCAGCAGGTTGTAGTTTGGGAGTGCAAGTTAAATGCAAGAGAGAGTTAAAGAGAGAAAATTGGGTAACTGGCAAGAGGATGGACAATGCAAAAGACTCACAATCAAATCCTGTGCCTGGTCTCTGTCTCCGATTGGTCACTGAATTGTGGTACTGGTCCTGACTGAGCATGCTGTGCAGACCAAGAATGGCTGTAACGAAAAAGGGAGGCATAGGATGGAGAAGAGCTTTATTCCACAAACAACTTCAAAGCTGACAGGGCAGTTCAGAAAGGTATTTCTCTCTCACTAGTAGTAAATTAAAGGGAGGTGCCTGTtgaaaaatgcaagttttttttcccCCAAAAatacatatttttcatttttatttgcttttacaAGTTTAATTTCTCtattttcacaacaaaaataaCTGAGGATTTTATTTAAACTTAGAGTAGGTTAATTGCTCTTAAAAAGCACAAGGTGGctaccaaaaactaaaaatagtTCATTGTCTACAGTCCTACAGTAACCTAggtgcttgccattgcattttgcatgaAGAGTTCCctaaagccacatgctcaaaatataaaaatgattgccaagctctcatgatggaagaaataacttcaaaaaaacatttttgcCCATAGACGAGCTTTTGACTTATactttaaaatgcatttttctcaagaTACAACTTTGTACGACTTCTTGAGATTAGACATCatgtttttggtacttctgatAGCCAGATCAGGATGAAATTCAGCCCTGATATTCCTTaacatgtgaagggtgcaagtaTCTCCTTTGCATTCTACAATGAATTGGGAGCAATATGAGCCATTGACAACTCAGAACCAAAAAATTTTATTAGGTGTTTGTCCAAAATGATCTGTATTTTACACATTGTCATGACACAAAACAAGAACTGTGCTACTTCCCACAAAACTACTTACATaattgaaatcagcataaaagcctATACTATATACTGTTGAGACAGAGAAGAAATTGAAACTCGTGTTACCCTGGGTaaacacttcgttttttttttcttttcttattgcTTATTCACCCGCAGCCCCACCCTGCGCTCACTTTTTTTAGTCTTTTGCACTGCATGATATTTTGTGCAAGCTTTTCCCGCAGTAGATTCAACATCCTCACGGGGCCATGACGTGGTTGCTTGCCTCTAGTAAATACAGCTCATGCAGATTTGCTATGTGCCGGACTTCATGGCCGTCGGGGTAGGGGAGTTCTAAATGTGTGTCGATGTCGTCCCTGCCTACAAAAGCGCTGACCACACTGCCGAGCTTTGCTTGTAGCCCTGGCACATTGCCGTTCTTGTCCCCAAAGCGCAGGTGAGACTAAGACGATGCCTGGCAGTGATGAGCGGAACCCAGGCAAAGCAAATATTCCTTCTTTCGTTTCCACAGTCAGATAAGCTCTTTGTTCCATCTGACACTCTTTCGCAGTTCATGCGCGGCAGCAAGACATCCGGTAGTCCTTGCTAACAGCCGCATGACTTGCTTGACTGTTACAAGGTGTGATGGTGTCAGCGCCCGAGCATCCTTAGTGTTCTCGCAGAGTTGCTTCAGAGGGAAGTGATGTACTGTCACGGCTCCATGACCTTGTGATGTCTTTGAAAGGCAATGTGGAATGTGCAAGCCAGACTGAGTAAAAAGTTCTGATGCCATTTTCTTCCACAAGTCCTTGGCGTCAAGTGGAAGGGGCTCGTCCCAATATATGTGCTGCCGCTCTAGCTGTCCACACCTTTCCTCCGATGGCGTGGCTCGACAATTACGCGTCACGAGTTTGGAGCTGCAACATAGGGGAGATGCAGTCTCTCCAGGCATGGCATTTCACGTCAACGTTTTCCCGCGGTACAATCAAcatatacagcaaaaaatttCACTGCCCTGGCCTACAGACTCACGAAACTTCTTTTTTGCATCGTATCATCCCTAAATGTTGCATAATATCAAAAGCCTGACTCCTGACACGAGGAGATGCTACTCTGTAAACCAAAGGCAAAATGCAAATAGAAAATACAGGTCGTAATGCTGCCTCAAGGCTCCTCCACAAACTCACTGTGATGCAGATTCTGATGATATCTGGAAAGGCCTATGGTAATTCGTAATCACTGAAATTAGACTACACTGCACCATACAGCAAAAGCCAACAGCAGGAATTTCTACCGAGCCAATGTAGCTAAAACGCAACACGATTTTAATATCCCTGATATCGCACTCGCACACAAGTTCCAATGTTTAAGTGTGAAATCTGCATACTAAAATTTGACTTCCATTCGATGTTCTACATAGTAATCAATTTATGATGGCAAAATTAATCATGTCAGAGTTCTCAAAGAAGATATCAGTCTTGTCATTTTCTCTAGTAATAGTGAACCTACGATGGTGAAATTTGGGACACGGGAAGTCTCAAAGAATACTAGATCAGTTTGAACAGACTTACTGCTCCACCTGAGTGTCCCTTTTAACCCTTTGAGGGTCAATGacgtacactcaaacctcacCATAACAAAGTCACACTTGCCACAAAAATACTTCGTTGTATCCGAAAATTTGTAATACACATACATTAGTTGCACTGTACTTACGATCGAGCCATTGTTCACTCACTTCGTTTCAACTGATAATTAATTATATCTGCAATTGTTACATCAACGTCCGAGTGTGAATACATGGCACCGCAAAGAAGTTCCAAAAAAACAAAAGTCAAGGAGTAGTCTGGTATAAGGTAACAGAGATGCAGTTCACTGTATTGTGCCTTCGTGGCATGAACAGCCATGAACTGACCTGCCAGGTCCACCAGCTCCGACTCATTTGCCGTGTTGAGCGCCTTCTCGTAGTCTTCGCCAATATCCAGCTCAACTTCCACATCGTCATCTTGATTGGGCTTTGGCTGGACACGAGGAACAAAAACTTTGCCTGCAAAAAACGGGCAGAAAAAGAAGCAGAGAAGAGCAACTTTGACACTCGACATCATAAGCCACAAATAATGTtcataatactaataataataataaaaaatgattactatttttttcctttgagcCTCCTGTTCACTTTCAGAGCGATCTAGGGCATGCTGGTGCGATTCCAGCCTAACAGAGTACGGCACAGATACGTGGTGGCATCTGCGCAGCCGCTGTAGTAACTACCGTATGCACTTTTGTAATGGCCAAAATGTTTTCCAGAGATCTTGATGAGGTGCGGCTCTTTTACCAAAGTATGATATATTTGTTTGATTTTCGATTCACGTATGAAAAAAAACCTCTTTTATCGTGCCACATGTACCTAAAGATGGGTTACCTGGTGCCTAGCTGTGGACATTCTCGCTATTGCTAGATGTCTTCATCGGTATCGCTACTCGGGTCATTCGCACGTTCATGTATCCAATTGTCATCAGTGTCGTTCATGACATTGGAAATCCCGGTGAcctttttttaaaactttttacaATATGTGCGTGGATCTTGCGAAATGCACCCTATGCGAAACACGACAACACTGCTGTTTGctaggatattttttttttttttcaacatttggACTGCCAAGTTGGTTGAGCAGCCCATAGCCTAGTGTAAAATTAATGCGGCCACCCTTTGTCGAGTAATTAATAATACCGCAGCAGTGACTACATGGTTAGAGCATCCACTTCCAATGTGGGAGGCACCAGGTTCGATTCTCGGTGCCAACAGGAATCCCAGTGGTTTTTTCCGATGGGTAGAGGAGTTCATCGACATGACACTCGGTTGCTTCTGGGTATTTATCTCGAAAGGCAGCCCCATATAGTTATGCAAAGGCCCTTGGGTGTACCTTAATCCACCACCGCCTTGAtgaaatagttgagcatccgCCGCTGCTGTGGGAAGCAGAGAATTGCTGCTACCAGGCACCTAACGGAAAAATAGGTACAAGCACACTTCTGGCCTGGTGCTTGGCAGAACGAAGTTCATAATTTCTTGGGAGGGCACCCACCCTGTGGGAAATTGGTGGCATGGGACTGCCAGACCTGATATTGAGgtcatcctcttttttttttttgcatgccattgtttttttttgtatgtatataGTATGCAACTCCCTACACTGAAATCAGCCAGTGGGTGTGTCCCCAAGCTTATGATACAACCAGGCCGTGGTCTATGGCATCATTCACAGTGCGATGAGCGAAAGGGTTTCTAGCAGAGTTGGAATCTTGATTGTGAATTCCCTGTTCTATGGTGCACTGTACTGTTTGGCTCACATGTTCACAGGAGCCGTAACTACAGATCGGCAGCATTTCCTTACTGTGTCCGAAAAGTCTTGCAAGGCCCTTTTTAGCAACTCCAACAAGACAAATTACCGGAGCCGGTAACAAGCTATCACTGTAAAGCGTACCTTCCCTGCTACACCGCAAGAGTGGTTTTCCAGGCACACAAATTTTCTCGTTACTATATGTTTTGAGTAAAACCACACCTTAAACTTGAGTTGATCGTATTAAACTTTTCTACATGTTGTGCCTTCCATATGCCAATTCAAAGCTTGAGCTGGTGATCCGGTGTTTGTCAAGTGTTGATGCGGTGTTGTTACTTAGTATCCTCATTTCAAAAACATTGCCCGATGGGACAGCGAGGTCTCCAGCCAACAGCTGCCTCAATGCCTTCCCCACTTCCTCGACAATGGGACAATCCAGGAGTTCACACAGGATGAGACTATTGAGATTgttgctgtcttttttttccGGCATAAAGAACAGCGAGCGAGTGGCCCACCTCTCTTTTGTCCCGCCTGGAATGGCTTAGCTTCGGGCCAGTCTTCCTGCTCCCGGGCAAACTTTTCGAGGAACTGCAGCAGGTGGCGCCGGTTCAGGGGACCCGTCGGCTTCTTCTTGGTTTGCGTCCGACATCGTTCCGATGGAGGT encodes:
- the LOC142786813 gene encoding tropomodulin-like isoform X1, whose amino-acid sequence is MEVLMQGSIFEQRTSEFSKTIGRRIQVFSSGGGMFSSHNKLHMAENIMKDVKKYADMDIDELLSKLSPEELEQLGNMVDPDDSLIPPSERCRTQTKKKPTGPLNRRHLLQFLEKFAREQEDWPEAKPFQAGQKRGKVFVPRVQPKPNQDDDVEVELDIGEDYEKALNTANESELVDLAAILGLHSMLSQDQYHNSVTNRRQRPGTGFDSLVKASMPKPMPMEPDNDTNTHQTAEKVSSNDPSLKTLNWNNIKNIRRDDFKKLFEGLKKNTNLESLSLANTDLTDSLVKRLIEAVRHNKTLKSLNVESNYISGPVIKDLVEAANSQQSLEELRASNQRPSILGNKIEMEIARLVEKNRTLLRLGISFDVPDARMRVTQHLQNNYDRLRLRRTASGAQLNNST
- the LOC142786813 gene encoding tropomodulin-like isoform X2 translates to MSIISVKTTTHRVTTRVKTHHRVSTTSLDDKPALHMAENIMKDVKKYADMDIDELLSKLSPEELEQLGNMVDPDDSLIPPSERCRTQTKKKPTGPLNRRHLLQFLEKFAREQEDWPEAKPFQAGQKRGKVFVPRVQPKPNQDDDVEVELDIGEDYEKALNTANESELVDLAAILGLHSMLSQDQYHNSVTNRRQRPGTGFDSLVKASMPKPMPMEPDNDTNTHQTAEKVSSNDPSLKTLNWNNIKNIRRDDFKKLFEGLKKNTNLESLSLANTDLTDSLVKRLIEAVRHNKTLKSLNVESNYISGPVIKDLVEAANSQQSLEELRASNQRPSILGNKIEMEIARLVEKNRTLLRLGISFDVPDARMRVTQHLQNNYDRLRLRRTASGAQLNNST
- the LOC142786813 gene encoding tropomodulin-like isoform X3; the encoded protein is MAENIMKDVKKYADMDIDELLSKLSPEELEQLGNMVDPDDSLIPPSERCRTQTKKKPTGPLNRRHLLQFLEKFAREQEDWPEAKPFQAGQKRGKVFVPRVQPKPNQDDDVEVELDIGEDYEKALNTANESELVDLAAILGLHSMLSQDQYHNSVTNRRQRPGTGFDSLVKASMPKPMPMEPDNDTNTHQTAEKVSSNDPSLKTLNWNNIKNIRRDDFKKLFEGLKKNTNLESLSLANTDLTDSLVKRLIEAVRHNKTLKSLNVESNYISGPVIKDLVEAANSQQSLEELRASNQRPSILGNKIEMEIARLVEKNRTLLRLGISFDVPDARMRVTQHLQNNYDRLRLRRTASGAQLNNST